Within Paeniglutamicibacter psychrophenolicus, the genomic segment CCGGACCGATGACCGCGTCGGTGCCGATCGCGGTGCTGCCGTGAAGCTGGGTCCCCGGCTTGATGGTCACGTCGTTGGACAGGGCCACGTCGACGTCGATCCAGGTGCTGTCCGGATCAATGATGCTCACCCCGGCGCGCATCCACTTCTCCAGGATGCGGCGGTTCATTTCCTTGCCGAGCGCGGCGAGCTGGACGCGGTCGTTGGCGCCCTCGACCTGCCAAGCATCCTCGGTCACGACGGCTGCGACGCGGCCCCCGGTGGACCGGGCAATGCCCAGCACGTCTGTCAGGTACATTTCGCCCTGCGCATTGTCGGTGGTGACCTCGGCCAGTGCGGAGCGCAGCACCTGCGCGTCGAAGGCGTAGATGCCGGAGTTCACTTCGCGGATGGCACGTTCGGCGTCGCTGGCATCCTTGTGTTCGCGGATGCCGGTGACGGTCCCGTCCTCGGCGCGCAGGATGCGGCCGTAGCCGGTGGCATCCTCGAGCAGCGCCGTGAGTACCGTGACGGCGTTGCCCTCGCGGTCGTGGGCGGCAACGAGTTCGCCAAGGAGTTCGGTGGTCAGCAGCGGGACGTCGCCGTAGGTGACCACCACGGTGCCTTCGAGCGCCGGATCCAGCTTCTCCAGGCCCTGCTGCACGGCTCGGCCGGTGCCGGGGATTTCGTCCTGGTCGGCAATGATGACATCGGGCTGGATCTGCAGGAGGTGCTCAACGACGCGTTCGCGCTCAAAGCGGACCACGGCAACGAGAGTTTGGGGCTGGAGTCCCTCTGCCGCGGCCAGCGCGTGCCCCACCATGGAACGGCCACCGAGTTCGTGCAGGATCTTGGGTTTTGCCGATTTCATTCGGGTTCCCGCCCCTGCGGCAAGAACGATGACAGCGGCTGGTGCGTTGGCGTGAACGCTCAAGATTGGTACTCCCTGTACATTGGCTAGCCGGACCGGCCGGGCCAGGCCTCACCATTCTATCCCGGGAAAAGTCCCGGAAATTCAATGGGTGATGTGTTCCGCCCATAGGATTCGAACCTATACTCCACAGCTCCAAAGGCTGGGGTGCTGCCATTACACCAGGGCGGAATGTGCGTTGAGCTCGCCTCACCGGCACAGTGAACTATTCTGCCACGACTGGGGCCATGGATGCGACTTGGACAAAGGCGCGTGTCAGTCCCCCGGTCACAGCCCTGCGGCTAGGCCCTGTTTATGCCATACCTGTGGTTACCATGATCACTATGAGCCCCACCGCACGCCCTCGCACGCGCATGACCGGAGTACAGCGCCGGTTGCAGCTGATCGACATTTCACGCCACCTCTTCTCCCTGCGAGGTGTCGACGGGACCACGATCGAGGAAATTGCCCGGGCAGCCGGCGTGTCAAAACCCGTGGTTTACGAGCACTTCGGCTCCAAGGAAGCGCTCTACATGGAAGTGGTCACCAACGAATACCGGGAACTGCTGGCCCGGATCACGGAGTCGCTCTCCGGCGAGGAGGATTCCTCGCGCGTGCTCCTGGAAAAGGCTGCACTCGCGATGCTGACCTACATCGAGGAATGCACGGAGGGTTTCCGCATCCTGGTGCGCGACGCCCCGCCGTCACAGCCCGAAGGCACGTATTCCACGCTGTTGACCAAGGTCACCGAACAGGTCGAGCACATCCTGGCCGACGAATTCACCCACCGGGGATTCAGTGCCGAGGACGGCTCGATCTACGCACAGATGCTCGTGGGCATGGTCGCCATGACGGCGCAATGGTGGCTGGATGCCAGGCACCCCGACAAGCGCACCGTCGCCGCCCACGTGGTGAACCTTGCCTGGTACGGCTTGACCGGCCTGCGCAAGGAACCGGGTTTGCGCGATGGGAATACCGAGCACGTGGGCGAGCGGACCGAACAAAACTAAGCAGCATCATTCCCCCTTAGCCCTTGCACCCCGGCTACGTTCTGGCCCATGGTTGGAAAGAGGCAGCTGAGTCCTGCAGCGAATCAGATTTTTGGGGGGAATGGAAATGATTCATGTTGAGCCAAGCGCCGATGTCGCATCGGACGCATCTCTGGGTGCCGGAACCAATATTTGGCATCTGGCCCAGGTGCGCGAAAACGCCGTTCTGGGTGTCGAATGCAATGTTGGCCGCGGTGCATACATCGGGCCCGGTGTTCGCCTGGGAGACCGGTGCAAGATCCAGAATTATGCCCTGGTTTATGAACCCGCGGTCCTGGCCGACGGGGTTTTCATCGGCCCCGCGGTCGTACTGACCAACGACTTGTTCCCCCGCGCCATCAACCCGGACGGATCCTTGAAGTCGGGTGACGACTGGGACATGGTGGGCGTGAGCATCGAGACCGGGGCATCCATCGGCGCCCGGGCGGTGTGCATCGCACCGCTTCGGATCGGGAAGTGGGCGACCATCGCCGCGGGTGCCGTCGTCACCAAGGACGTTCCCGACTACGCAATCGTCGCCGGAGTCCCCGCCAAGCGGGTGGGCTGGGTCGGCGAAGCGGGCCATCCCCTGGCCCTTGCCGACGGCCACTGGACGTGTCCCGTGACCAATGCCCGCTACCTGGAATCCGACGGCCGGCTGCAACCGGCATGAAGTGGCTGGCCCGCTCTCGGAGATGGGTCGGCTTCCTGCTCCTGGCATATCTGCTCGGGGTGGTCATCGTTGTGTTCATCGTCCGGATTGGTGACTTCAGGTTGCCGGAGCTTGTGTCCGGGGTCCTGCTCACCCTGCAGCAGCACGGTTTCGGCGCCGGGGTGCGATTCGGCCATGTCGAGGCCGCCGCAAATGTGCTCTTCTTCGTGCCACTGGGGGCACTGCTCCCGTTGTGGTTCAAAAATCGGCGCTGGCTCACTTCGTGGCTCGTCTGTGTCGGCGTCTCGTTGATCGTTGAAGCGTTCCAATTCGTCTTTCTCAGCGATCGGGTCGGTTCGGTGAGAGATGTCATCTGCAACGGACTCGGGGCTGCCCTGGGCGTGGTACTTACGTGGTTCCTGACTGAAAGTAGAGTACGCATCGGCCCAAAGCCACCTGTTCCCTCCCCCTGACAACGCATAGATTGGACTAAATGGGGAGGATCGGTACCGGGTACCGGTCTCGTGTGAACTGCCTTGGGGGGCGCAATGCAACAGGTCGATCTCGTCGGTGTCATCGTTGACCTTTTGGACCTTGATGATGCGTTGGATCGGGTCACCGAACGGGCACGTTCCTCCGAACGGGTAGATGCCGGCCATCGCCCGCTGTCGGTGGTGTCGGCCAATCTGGATCACATCGCGCAATTCGGCCGTCTCGGGCGCTGGTATGACACATTGGATTACTCGCTGGGCATGCCGGTCTCGGGTTCGGCCACTTCGGTGCGGCACGGGACCAACGGAGATGACTGGCTTGTTCTGCTTGACGGAGCACCGCTGGTTGCCGAGGCAACGCGGCTGACCGGAAAGACCTGGCCCCGGCTCGCGGGCAGCGACATCATCGGCCCGCTTCTGGACCGGGCGGAGAGCGAAGGGTTAAGCGTCGGCTTCCTGGGTGGGTCCTATGTGGTTCAGCGGGTGCTCTCCCGCACCGTCACCAGAAACCGCCCCAATCTCAAGGTCAGCGGCTATTGGGCACCGGACCGCAAGGATCTCGTGGATCACCAGGCCTCGCTTGGGTTGGCTGAGTCCATCAGGTCGTCGCACACGCAGATACTGGTTGTCGGGCTGGGCAAACCGCGCCAAGAGCTTTGGATGGCCAAATACGGTCTTGCCACCGGGGCAAACGTCTTGTTGGCTTTTGGCGCCGTCGTGGATTTCCTTGCCGGAAGCATTCAACGCGCACCCAATTGGGCAAGTGCAAACGGCTTGGAGTGGGCATGGC encodes:
- the glmU gene encoding bifunctional UDP-N-acetylglucosamine diphosphorylase/glucosamine-1-phosphate N-acetyltransferase GlmU, which encodes MSVHANAPAAVIVLAAGAGTRMKSAKPKILHELGGRSMVGHALAAAEGLQPQTLVAVVRFERERVVEHLLQIQPDVIIADQDEIPGTGRAVQQGLEKLDPALEGTVVVTYGDVPLLTTELLGELVAAHDREGNAVTVLTALLEDATGYGRILRAEDGTVTGIREHKDASDAERAIREVNSGIYAFDAQVLRSALAEVTTDNAQGEMYLTDVLGIARSTGGRVAAVVTEDAWQVEGANDRVQLAALGKEMNRRILEKWMRAGVSIIDPDSTWIDVDVALSNDVTIKPGTQLHGSTAIGTDAVIGPDTTLVNTHVGRGAKIVRSDVTDSSISEGSSVGPFAYLRPKTNLGPDAKIGAFYETKNITVGRGSKLSHLGYAGDAEIGEYTNIGCGNITANYDGVNKHRTVIGSHVRTASNTVFVAPVTIGDGAYTGAGAIVRKNVPAGALALTVAPQRNTEGWTITKRPGSAAAEAAFRSALDSGAAAESADQVK
- a CDS encoding TetR/AcrR family transcriptional regulator; translation: MTGVQRRLQLIDISRHLFSLRGVDGTTIEEIARAAGVSKPVVYEHFGSKEALYMEVVTNEYRELLARITESLSGEEDSSRVLLEKAALAMLTYIEECTEGFRILVRDAPPSQPEGTYSTLLTKVTEQVEHILADEFTHRGFSAEDGSIYAQMLVGMVAMTAQWWLDARHPDKRTVAAHVVNLAWYGLTGLRKEPGLRDGNTEHVGERTEQN
- a CDS encoding acyltransferase: MIHVEPSADVASDASLGAGTNIWHLAQVRENAVLGVECNVGRGAYIGPGVRLGDRCKIQNYALVYEPAVLADGVFIGPAVVLTNDLFPRAINPDGSLKSGDDWDMVGVSIETGASIGARAVCIAPLRIGKWATIAAGAVVTKDVPDYAIVAGVPAKRVGWVGEAGHPLALADGHWTCPVTNARYLESDGRLQPA
- a CDS encoding VanZ family protein produces the protein MKWLARSRRWVGFLLLAYLLGVVIVVFIVRIGDFRLPELVSGVLLTLQQHGFGAGVRFGHVEAAANVLFFVPLGALLPLWFKNRRWLTSWLVCVGVSLIVEAFQFVFLSDRVGSVRDVICNGLGAALGVVLTWFLTESRVRIGPKPPVPSP